The Thermosynechococcus sp. genome has a segment encoding these proteins:
- the cheB gene encoding chemotaxis-specific protein-glutamate methyltransferase CheB, with protein MTIRVFLVEDSPIALNILKQLLQSASDIQVVGVATNGKEALIAIPSCQPDVVCTDLYMKEIDGLELTRQLMARYPCPVLVISVAAAEGQTAFELLQAGAIDVFPKPSSGLLADYDRAQLLSKIRVLAGVKVFTRPLRPAPSSTSVAAPHLPKKHSSSNLAIVGIGASTGGPQAIAKVLQSLPATFPLPIVCTQHISSGFLGGLIGWLSQETKLRVTVATAGETPQPGAVYFAPDHLNLEIDRRGKFCLIPAAAHERYCPSVNAMFRSLAAYYGNAVVGVLLTGMGDDGAAGMQAIAKVGGITIAQDEATSVIFGMPKEAIALGSVQHVLPIDRIGTFLQALVNPKLAQEVRINP; from the coding sequence ATGACTATTCGGGTGTTTCTAGTTGAAGACTCGCCAATTGCCCTGAACATCCTCAAGCAACTATTGCAATCTGCATCGGACATTCAGGTTGTTGGGGTAGCGACCAACGGCAAAGAGGCCCTCATTGCAATTCCATCCTGCCAACCGGATGTTGTCTGTACGGATCTGTACATGAAGGAAATAGATGGGTTGGAGCTAACCCGTCAACTTATGGCGCGTTACCCATGTCCTGTTCTAGTGATCAGTGTCGCTGCGGCAGAAGGCCAAACAGCCTTTGAGCTGCTGCAAGCAGGTGCAATTGATGTGTTTCCCAAGCCGAGTAGCGGTCTGCTAGCCGATTACGATCGCGCCCAACTGCTTAGTAAGATTCGAGTGCTCGCGGGGGTGAAAGTGTTTACCCGTCCCCTACGTCCTGCCCCTAGTTCCACAAGTGTTGCAGCGCCACACCTCCCAAAGAAACACTCCTCATCAAACCTAGCTATTGTTGGCATTGGCGCTTCCACCGGTGGCCCTCAAGCTATTGCCAAAGTCTTGCAGTCGTTGCCTGCAACCTTCCCTTTACCCATTGTCTGTACCCAGCATATTAGTTCCGGCTTTCTCGGCGGTCTGATAGGTTGGCTATCCCAAGAAACCAAACTGCGGGTTACTGTGGCAACCGCGGGTGAGACGCCCCAACCTGGAGCCGTCTATTTTGCACCAGATCATTTAAATCTAGAAATTGATCGCCGAGGTAAGTTTTGTCTGATACCCGCCGCTGCCCATGAACGATATTGTCCCTCGGTCAATGCGATGTTTCGCTCCCTAGCAGCCTACTATGGCAATGCCGTCGTGGGGGTATTGCTCACGGGAATGGGAGATGATGGCGCAGCAGGGATGCAAGCGATCGCCAAGGTTGGCGGAATCACCATTGCCCAAGATGAAGCCACCAGTGTGATTTTTGGCATGCCCAAGGAGGCTATTGCCCTTGGGAGTGTGCAGCATGTTTTGCCCATTGACCGCATAGGCACCTTTTTACAAGCGCTGGTCAATCCCAAATTAGCGCAAGAGGTTAGGATAAATCCGTAG
- a CDS encoding response regulator → MSKIKVVLIEDSAVALEILQRLINSSEEVEVVGTAMDGASGLQVIQRTQPDVICTDLQMPGMDGLEFTKEVMKRFPRPVLVISNAVQPTDVDNIYNLMQAGALDFFPKPTAGSAADYERLKSTLITKIRVLASKKVG, encoded by the coding sequence ATGAGCAAAATTAAAGTAGTTCTGATTGAAGACTCGGCAGTTGCCCTCGAGATTTTGCAACGACTCATTAACTCCTCGGAGGAAGTGGAGGTCGTGGGAACTGCGATGGATGGCGCTTCAGGCCTCCAAGTTATCCAGCGTACCCAGCCCGATGTCATCTGTACTGATCTGCAAATGCCGGGCATGGACGGCTTAGAATTTACCAAGGAAGTCATGAAGCGATTTCCCCGTCCCGTACTAGTGATTAGTAACGCCGTACAACCCACGGATGTGGATAATATCTATAACCTGATGCAGGCCGGTGCCCTTGATTTCTTTCCCAAGCCCACTGCTGGTTCAGCAGCAGATTATGAGCGCCTCAAGAGTACTTTAATTACCAAGATTCGGGTTCTCGCCAGCAAAAAAGTAGGCTAA
- a CDS encoding response regulator: MYIEDGELRSLYQIASAEHLQAIESGLLALETHPYDRSPLETLMREAHSLKGDSRMLGVTDAETLVHHLEEIFSQWRQGNLEPSPDLFEVLYRGLDAVKKIVHEAVTGEPANISTFHIAAELIQVLHSGTTQVPPNPSASSVTPSATDDDLDLGLDSLIAPHETFQEIPAPPTFEEEAVDPKTLATPDDRYQIESVRVASHKLDALMTTIGDLSLTQQRLARQQELITETLNYWEQLQAHTLASQRLLQPYPELFALRQHYDHLRQQLDTLGRSLQQLQARASVDEAYLTAVVGGLKHEIQNLQFLPLATIFNLLPRAVRDIAKEQNKQVRLIIEGAEVTVDRRILEGVKDPLIHLVRNALDHGIESPAERQQQGKPAEGTLTVRGRSQGNEVVIEVIDDGRGLDRSAIREAVLKRGLYTEAELAAMGPSEIEALIFTPGFSTRQQVSTLSGRGVGLDVVRTNVEELNGSLQVQSTPGQGCRFQITLQANRGTMAILVVRLQEYFYGLPIDAIATSLLLRQEEFLLEVSEPTLLWNNHPVPIAWLAVLLGQQTPPQPPPYPCVILRQGNRYRGLIVDEIVDFQNVQLKPPHPLLQQLPYLLGVTLLDNGEPCHLLRPSALMRTLDDAQMSRVFQPVAKPRILLVEDSLPIRTQLRRILERAGYEVTTAVDGADGFQQLRTGHFQAVVSDVEMPQQNGIEMTRRIRQLPEYKTLPIILVTTLAGASDRQRALAAGANAYLTKGNFDQTLLLDTLKELIHEQN; this comes from the coding sequence ATGTACATTGAAGATGGTGAGTTGCGATCGCTCTACCAGATCGCTAGTGCCGAGCATCTGCAAGCCATTGAATCTGGACTTCTTGCCCTTGAAACCCATCCCTACGATCGCTCTCCCCTTGAAACCCTCATGCGGGAAGCCCACTCCCTCAAGGGTGACTCACGGATGCTAGGGGTAACCGACGCCGAAACTCTGGTTCACCACCTAGAGGAGATTTTTAGCCAGTGGCGGCAGGGCAATTTAGAACCTAGCCCAGATCTGTTTGAAGTTCTCTACCGTGGTCTGGATGCAGTCAAAAAAATTGTCCATGAAGCAGTAACTGGAGAACCAGCCAACATCAGTACTTTTCATATTGCGGCTGAGCTAATACAAGTTTTACATAGTGGCACTACCCAGGTGCCCCCAAATCCCAGTGCTTCCTCAGTAACCCCCTCGGCAACTGACGACGATCTTGATCTCGGTCTCGATTCCCTGATTGCCCCCCATGAAACGTTCCAGGAGATTCCAGCTCCTCCTACTTTCGAGGAAGAAGCTGTTGACCCCAAAACTCTTGCTACCCCTGACGATCGCTATCAGATTGAAAGCGTGCGGGTAGCCAGTCACAAGCTAGATGCCCTAATGACGACTATTGGCGACTTGAGTCTCACCCAGCAGCGGCTTGCTCGCCAACAGGAACTCATTACTGAAACCCTCAATTACTGGGAGCAGCTTCAAGCACATACCCTTGCCAGTCAACGCCTGCTGCAGCCCTATCCCGAGCTCTTTGCCTTGCGGCAGCATTACGATCACTTGCGGCAACAACTAGATACCCTAGGCAGATCTCTGCAACAATTGCAGGCCCGTGCTAGCGTTGATGAGGCTTACCTCACTGCTGTGGTGGGTGGCCTCAAACATGAGATTCAAAACCTCCAATTTTTGCCCTTGGCCACAATTTTTAACCTACTGCCCCGTGCTGTGCGGGATATTGCCAAGGAACAAAACAAGCAGGTGCGGTTAATTATTGAGGGTGCCGAAGTCACGGTAGATCGGCGGATTCTTGAGGGGGTGAAAGACCCCTTGATCCACTTGGTGCGCAATGCTCTTGATCACGGAATTGAGTCTCCCGCCGAACGGCAGCAACAGGGGAAGCCTGCCGAAGGAACCCTAACAGTTCGTGGCCGTAGCCAGGGCAATGAAGTGGTCATTGAAGTTATTGATGATGGTCGTGGCCTTGATCGATCGGCTATTCGGGAGGCAGTGCTAAAACGGGGACTTTATACGGAAGCAGAATTGGCAGCTATGGGCCCCAGTGAGATTGAGGCACTGATTTTTACTCCGGGCTTTTCCACCCGCCAGCAGGTTAGCACTCTGTCGGGACGTGGGGTCGGTTTAGATGTAGTGCGCACCAATGTGGAGGAACTCAATGGGAGTCTTCAAGTTCAATCGACACCGGGACAAGGTTGCCGTTTCCAAATAACACTGCAAGCCAATCGGGGGACAATGGCCATCCTGGTGGTGCGGTTGCAGGAGTATTTCTATGGCTTGCCTATTGACGCGATCGCCACCAGCTTACTCTTACGACAGGAGGAGTTCCTCTTAGAGGTCAGTGAGCCTACCCTGCTGTGGAACAACCATCCTGTGCCCATTGCTTGGTTAGCAGTTCTCTTGGGACAACAGACACCACCCCAACCTCCCCCCTATCCCTGTGTGATTTTGCGGCAGGGCAATCGCTATCGTGGCCTCATTGTTGACGAAATTGTGGATTTTCAAAATGTGCAGCTTAAACCCCCCCATCCTCTGCTGCAACAGCTCCCCTACCTCTTGGGCGTCACCCTTCTTGATAACGGTGAACCGTGTCACCTATTGCGCCCCAGTGCCTTGATGCGCACCCTCGATGATGCCCAGATGAGTCGGGTTTTCCAGCCGGTTGCCAAGCCTCGCATCCTCTTGGTTGAAGACTCCTTGCCCATTCGTACCCAACTGCGGCGCATTTTGGAGCGGGCGGGCTATGAGGTCACCACCGCTGTTGATGGTGCCGATGGTTTCCAACAATTGCGCACAGGTCACTTTCAGGCAGTGGTCTCAGATGTGGAAATGCCGCAGCAAAACGGTATTGAAATGACCCGGCGAATTCGCCAACTCCCTGAGTATAAAACCCTGCCGATTATCCTTGTTACCACCTTAGCAGGAGCGAGCGATCGTCAGCGCGCCCTTGCCGCTGGTGCCAATGCTTACCTGACCAAAGGTAACTTTGACCAAACTCTACTACTTGATACCCTTAAGGAGCTGATTCATGAGCAAAATTAA
- a CDS encoding methyl-accepting chemotaxis protein has translation MGLYVSTFNQAKDDFLVINEVGRVRGGTQRIVKLRLGGGNIDELIASNNRRINALINGDVEMGIPPAKDQEFRTLMLQLQSQWQKLKEQLQQSKVNVARLVQDSEDFFKLSDDTVKAAEIAAKRSSDFVQVVEIIFFIVQILLVVIVIFTVKGTLALLSRISTQIATSANETATAVEEQEKVIAQQAASVNQTTTTMEELGASSRQSAEQAQASAAGAKQAMELANYGKETVQQTVNGINTLRDNVMMIAEKIMQLSEQMTQVTAISELVGDLANQTNILALNAAVEAARAGEQGKGFSVVAQEVRKLADQSKKSAEKITNLIREVQAAMNGTVMVTDEGMKASNECAKLAQSTSETFTTITSAVEAVHLNTQQIALSSKQQAVGVQQVISAMNAINLSAQETSASISQIRTATQQLLEAAETLQNSV, from the coding sequence TTGGGCCTCTATGTCTCTACCTTTAACCAGGCTAAGGATGATTTCTTGGTTATTAACGAGGTAGGTCGCGTACGTGGTGGTACTCAGCGAATTGTGAAACTGCGCCTTGGAGGGGGTAATATCGACGAACTTATTGCTTCCAACAATCGCCGAATTAATGCTCTGATCAATGGTGATGTGGAAATGGGAATTCCCCCTGCCAAGGATCAAGAATTCCGCACCTTAATGCTACAATTGCAATCGCAGTGGCAAAAGCTCAAAGAGCAGCTCCAGCAGTCCAAAGTGAATGTTGCTCGCTTAGTTCAAGACAGTGAGGATTTCTTTAAGCTGAGCGATGACACTGTTAAGGCTGCTGAAATTGCCGCTAAAAGATCAAGTGATTTCGTTCAAGTTGTTGAAATCATTTTTTTTATTGTGCAAATTCTGTTGGTTGTTATTGTTATTTTCACTGTCAAGGGTACCCTTGCTCTGCTTTCACGGATATCCACCCAAATCGCGACCTCTGCCAATGAGACTGCTACGGCAGTTGAAGAACAGGAAAAGGTAATTGCCCAACAGGCTGCCTCGGTGAATCAGACTACCACCACGATGGAAGAGTTGGGCGCTTCCTCCCGTCAATCGGCAGAGCAAGCTCAGGCCTCAGCAGCAGGCGCCAAGCAGGCAATGGAGCTGGCTAACTATGGTAAAGAAACGGTTCAACAAACAGTCAATGGGATCAATACTCTTAGGGATAATGTCATGATGATCGCCGAGAAGATCATGCAATTGAGCGAGCAGATGACTCAAGTCACTGCCATTTCTGAATTGGTTGGCGACCTTGCCAACCAGACTAATATTCTGGCTTTGAATGCAGCAGTGGAAGCAGCACGAGCGGGTGAACAGGGCAAGGGGTTTTCTGTGGTAGCTCAGGAAGTTCGCAAACTGGCGGATCAAAGTAAAAAATCAGCCGAGAAAATTACCAACCTGATTCGTGAGGTGCAAGCAGCCATGAACGGTACGGTCATGGTCACTGATGAAGGCATGAAAGCCAGTAATGAGTGTGCTAAATTGGCACAGAGCACTTCGGAAACCTTCACGACAATTACCAGTGCCGTTGAGGCAGTGCACTTGAACACTCAACAAATTGCCCTCAGTTCCAAACAGCAGGCTGTGGGAGTGCAACAGGTGATTTCAGCGATGAACGCCATCAATCTAAGTGCCCAGGAAACCTCTGCAAGCATTTCCCAAATTAGGACAGCAACCCAGCAACTGTTGGAAGCTGCAGAAACTTTGCAAAACTCGGTCTAG
- a CDS encoding chemotaxis protein CheW: MDYLQLTTAGLKCLLPLSTVEEIFSLPELTVLPEAPNDILGVLNLRGNLIPIMHLSCRLGITPPQCRETDVVIVLKATGLRVGVVVNQVEDVILGSTVELRKEPEYGHPSPLNTAFVAGLAQVAQEMLILINVDTLIRAPAEVARLTSEGISAELEHYPSYDFYDRYWPTATLAQRALLRERQQALCHQTATQDPLEGTLTAVAFDLEGEEFAIPLREIQQFIQVNRLVPAPKAPSLIAGHASLQNEVISLLDLREVLHLPQSPAPLKKAVVLKVDSMLLGILINDVRGIITYRSDKLKLSSFLAVHDSGYVGSIIEEGRVIKLLNINQLVNKLIVPTRAA; encoded by the coding sequence ATGGACTATTTGCAACTGACAACTGCTGGGTTAAAGTGCCTGCTCCCCTTATCCACAGTTGAGGAGATTTTTAGTCTCCCAGAACTTACAGTTCTCCCAGAGGCACCTAACGATATTCTTGGAGTCCTCAACCTGCGGGGGAATCTCATTCCCATCATGCATCTAAGCTGTCGCCTAGGGATCACGCCGCCTCAGTGTCGAGAGACTGACGTTGTAATTGTGCTGAAAGCAACGGGCTTGCGCGTGGGGGTGGTCGTCAATCAAGTGGAAGATGTAATTCTGGGGAGCACTGTTGAACTGCGCAAAGAGCCCGAGTACGGTCATCCTAGTCCCCTCAATACTGCGTTTGTGGCAGGCCTCGCTCAAGTGGCTCAGGAGATGCTGATTTTAATCAATGTTGACACCCTCATTCGCGCACCAGCGGAGGTAGCAAGACTCACATCCGAAGGAATTTCAGCAGAACTAGAGCACTATCCCAGCTACGACTTCTACGACCGCTATTGGCCAACGGCAACCTTAGCTCAGCGAGCACTCCTGCGGGAACGGCAACAAGCTCTATGTCACCAGACAGCAACCCAAGACCCTTTAGAGGGAACACTCACAGCGGTAGCCTTTGACCTAGAGGGAGAAGAGTTTGCCATTCCACTGAGGGAAATTCAGCAATTTATTCAAGTTAACCGTCTTGTTCCGGCCCCAAAAGCACCAAGTCTCATTGCCGGCCATGCCTCTCTCCAGAACGAAGTTATCTCCCTACTCGATCTACGAGAAGTACTGCACCTACCCCAATCACCCGCCCCCCTCAAGAAGGCAGTGGTTCTCAAAGTGGATTCCATGTTACTAGGGATTTTAATTAATGATGTACGGGGAATCATCACCTATCGCTCTGACAAGCTGAAGTTAAGCTCTTTTTTGGCAGTTCATGACAGCGGTTATGTTGGTTCTATCATTGAAGAAGGGCGAGTTATCAAATTGCTCAACATCAATCAGTTAGTAAACAAATTAATTGTCCCAACTAGGGCTGCTTAG
- a CDS encoding response regulator gives MQAFENMTIYRPSESLEAVLPLPKLLEKIKFQEFTGILKVGATIPEIQRQLVYYLGCYQGGLTFVEAHLPSPDDLLHLLGKMLKVGFIDTLIEYARSHAKDTSHRSHLEAVVSIRALSWETIKKVMIERSTVLLERLFPYSCFVKLQADASCDLCYGDDGHGIDPEVILQRIKNRKSLWQRFYPTVPSLEAIPRLHAGALQTIRDEVTLHHLKTWVTGDRTIADIAEGTYKDSLALASLYGQWAKDGLLGFMTTTATCVKLPVVLTVDDSPIVQAMIRRALGDRYEVVSATSAIDALALLNDCNVSLIILDVTMPEMDGFDFCRTIRKIEKFKNIPVVMLTAKDGLVDRARGHMAGTNAYLTKPVDRELLLNTIEKLI, from the coding sequence ATGCAGGCTTTTGAAAATATGACTATCTACCGGCCTAGTGAGTCTTTAGAGGCCGTCCTACCGTTACCAAAGCTGCTGGAAAAAATTAAATTCCAGGAATTTACTGGTATTTTGAAGGTAGGAGCAACGATCCCAGAAATACAACGTCAATTAGTCTATTATCTCGGCTGCTATCAAGGCGGATTGACCTTTGTGGAGGCTCATCTTCCTAGCCCTGACGACCTCCTGCACCTGTTGGGGAAAATGCTCAAGGTGGGCTTCATAGATACGCTAATTGAGTATGCGCGTAGTCACGCAAAGGATACCTCCCATCGCTCTCATTTAGAAGCAGTCGTCAGCATACGAGCACTGAGTTGGGAGACTATTAAAAAAGTCATGATTGAACGCTCAACGGTGCTTTTAGAACGCCTGTTTCCCTACAGTTGTTTTGTCAAATTGCAGGCGGACGCCAGTTGTGATCTATGCTACGGCGACGATGGTCATGGGATTGACCCAGAGGTCATTCTACAGCGGATTAAGAACCGTAAATCTCTTTGGCAGCGGTTTTATCCAACTGTCCCCTCCCTGGAAGCTATTCCTCGCCTCCATGCAGGCGCCCTACAGACAATCCGCGACGAAGTTACCCTGCACCATCTCAAAACTTGGGTCACCGGCGACAGAACCATTGCTGACATTGCCGAGGGAACCTACAAAGACTCTTTAGCTTTGGCATCCCTCTATGGGCAATGGGCTAAGGATGGTCTGCTAGGATTTATGACCACGACGGCCACTTGCGTCAAGTTGCCCGTTGTTTTGACAGTGGATGACAGTCCGATTGTACAGGCCATGATTCGCCGTGCCCTTGGCGATCGCTATGAGGTTGTCAGTGCAACAAGCGCGATAGATGCTCTGGCTTTGTTAAATGATTGCAATGTTTCCCTGATTATCTTAGATGTGACCATGCCAGAAATGGATGGCTTTGATTTTTGCCGCACGATTCGCAAAATTGAGAAGTTTAAGAACATTCCAGTAGTCATGCTTACAGCTAAAGATGGGCTTGTTGACCGCGCCAGGGGGCACATGGCCGGTACCAATGCCTATCTCACGAAGCCTGTAGATCGCGAGTTGCTCCTCAATACAATTGAGAAACTTATCTAG
- a CDS encoding CheR family methyltransferase has translation MNDQLLEQFVELIRCQTGISIRPQDKPYLSRKLLNRCRALNYQHPSEYLALLAKPQFTHSQQEWKQLADLITTGESYFFRDQGQIKLLRERLLPDLIARHRQDRTLRLVSAGCSTGEEVYSLAILLKELLPNPTDWQLSIVGYDLSQAAISKAQAGIYGHWSFRGIDPSLQARYFRETGRGWEVIPSLRQWVRFRCLNLLNVAEYELPPASVDLIVCRNVFIYFDSAAIQQTLGAFVSLLRAGGYLLTGHTELQGQDIGPLQVLSFPESVVYQLSRHQLSQHPLGHPNTPSMPPPIPVLSLEEQTKIALREGDYNRALILAQQWQQSQPNNEECLLLMAQIHADQGRYTKAIALGQQLLCLNPQNIAALFLLAHIAQEQQDKTAAKEYLRRIIFLSPNTVEAYVELIELHLAEQEFDLVAPLLATAEMLLQKQPEDQIVPFRQGATVALLRHYLRQVAALSIPGV, from the coding sequence ATGAACGATCAATTACTTGAACAGTTTGTAGAGCTGATTCGTTGCCAAACTGGCATCAGTATTCGCCCTCAAGACAAACCCTACCTAAGCCGCAAGCTCCTGAATCGCTGTCGTGCTCTCAATTATCAGCATCCCAGCGAGTATCTCGCCCTCTTAGCCAAGCCCCAGTTCACCCATAGTCAACAGGAATGGAAACAATTAGCAGATCTCATTACCACCGGTGAGAGCTATTTTTTTCGAGATCAAGGTCAGATCAAACTCTTGCGGGAACGTTTACTGCCCGATCTAATTGCCCGTCATCGGCAGGATCGGACATTGCGGCTTGTCAGTGCTGGCTGTTCCACAGGGGAGGAGGTTTATTCCTTAGCTATTTTGCTTAAGGAGCTGCTGCCAAATCCCACTGACTGGCAATTAAGCATTGTCGGATATGACCTCAGTCAAGCGGCAATCTCCAAAGCGCAGGCAGGCATCTATGGTCATTGGTCTTTTCGGGGAATAGATCCGAGCCTACAAGCTCGGTACTTTCGGGAGACTGGTCGAGGGTGGGAAGTGATACCCTCCCTACGTCAATGGGTACGCTTTCGCTGCCTTAATCTGCTGAATGTTGCAGAGTATGAGCTACCCCCTGCCAGCGTGGATCTGATTGTCTGCCGTAATGTCTTTATCTACTTTGACAGTGCTGCCATTCAGCAGACCCTAGGGGCTTTTGTCTCACTATTGCGCGCTGGTGGCTATTTGCTCACCGGACACACGGAACTGCAAGGACAGGACATCGGCCCGCTGCAAGTCCTGAGTTTTCCAGAGTCAGTCGTTTATCAGTTAAGTCGCCATCAATTAAGTCAGCATCCACTGGGTCACCCTAACACTCCATCCATGCCACCCCCTATTCCCGTCCTATCCCTTGAGGAGCAAACAAAGATTGCCCTCAGGGAAGGCGACTACAACCGTGCTCTGATTTTGGCACAACAGTGGCAGCAGTCTCAGCCCAACAATGAAGAGTGTCTGTTATTGATGGCGCAAATCCACGCCGATCAAGGCCGTTACACCAAGGCGATCGCCCTTGGGCAACAGCTCCTCTGCCTCAACCCCCAAAACATTGCTGCTCTCTTTCTCCTTGCCCACATTGCCCAGGAGCAACAGGATAAAACAGCCGCCAAAGAGTATCTACGGCGGATTATCTTTCTGAGCCCCAATACAGTAGAGGCCTATGTTGAACTCATTGAACTCCACCTTGCTGAGCAAGAGTTTGATCTTGTTGCCCCTCTCCTAGCAACAGCAGAAATGCTGCTTCAGAAGCAGCCAGAGGATCAGATCGTTCCTTTTCGCCAAGGGGCTACGGTAGCACTGCTGCGTCATTACCTGAGGCAAGTTGCCGCCCTATCTATCCCAGGAGTCTAG
- the hemE gene encoding uroporphyrinogen decarboxylase translates to MTTPLLLRAARGESVERPPIWLMRQAGRYMKVYRDLRDRYPSFRERSEIPELAVEISLQPFRAFAPDGVILFSDILTPLPGIGIPFDIVESKGPIIDPPIRTLEQVQQLYPLEPEVACPFIRPILATLRQEVGDRAAVLGFAGAPWTLAAYAIEGKSSKDYIQIKAMAYHEPDLLHKFLNHLATAIADYLCYQIDCGAQVVQLFDSWAGQLSRQDYDTFAFPYQKQVIQQVKAVYPDVPIILYINGSAAIVDRMAATGVDIVSLDWTVDIGTIRQQFPAAVGLQGNLDPVILFAPPPVLKERSLAIIEAGRKGKYIFNLGHGVLQGTPEENVAFLFDLVKSLA, encoded by the coding sequence ATGACCACCCCTTTACTTCTACGTGCTGCCCGTGGTGAAAGCGTTGAGCGTCCCCCCATTTGGTTGATGCGGCAAGCTGGGCGCTACATGAAGGTCTATCGTGACCTGCGCGATCGCTATCCCTCGTTTCGCGAGCGATCGGAAATTCCGGAGCTCGCCGTTGAGATATCGCTCCAGCCTTTCCGCGCCTTTGCCCCTGATGGGGTGATCCTCTTTTCCGACATTCTCACGCCCTTACCCGGCATCGGCATTCCCTTTGACATTGTTGAAAGTAAAGGGCCAATCATTGATCCGCCCATCCGCACCCTAGAGCAGGTGCAACAACTCTATCCCTTGGAGCCGGAGGTGGCCTGTCCTTTTATTCGGCCAATTCTAGCCACACTGCGCCAAGAAGTCGGCGATCGCGCCGCAGTACTGGGGTTTGCTGGTGCCCCCTGGACCCTTGCGGCCTATGCCATTGAGGGCAAAAGCTCCAAGGACTACATCCAAATTAAAGCCATGGCCTACCACGAGCCAGACCTGCTCCACAAATTCCTGAACCATTTGGCCACGGCCATTGCGGACTACCTCTGCTATCAAATTGACTGCGGCGCCCAAGTGGTGCAACTTTTTGATTCCTGGGCAGGTCAACTCAGCCGTCAGGACTACGACACCTTTGCGTTTCCCTACCAAAAGCAGGTGATCCAGCAGGTCAAAGCGGTCTATCCCGATGTGCCCATCATCCTCTACATCAATGGCAGTGCCGCAATTGTGGATCGCATGGCAGCAACGGGAGTAGACATTGTCAGCCTCGACTGGACTGTTGATATTGGCACCATTCGTCAGCAGTTCCCCGCCGCTGTTGGCCTGCAGGGAAATTTAGACCCAGTGATCCTCTTTGCTCCGCCGCCAGTACTTAAAGAGCGGTCTTTGGCCATTATTGAGGCGGGTCGCAAGGGGAAATATATCTTTAACCTTGGTCACGGTGTTCTTCAAGGTACCCCTGAGGAAAATGTGGCCTTTCTCTTTGACTTGGTGAAGTCCCTTGCCTAA
- a CDS encoding NAD(P)-dependent oxidoreductase — translation MRILITGANGCIGQYISEALIQETDHELFLLVRDPSRLHLDPYQRSGVNVVQADLMDLTPLEPLLPTFDVAILTATAWGGSNVFAINYEQTCQLLRQLDPQRCQRVFYFSTASILNQQMQPLPEAGTLGTDYIRSKYECLHAIEQLPVADRLIELFPTMVFGGGPDGKRPSFITAGMGEVLKWLWLARFFRAEASFHFIHARDIAQVVLYLLQHPEYPVPRRVALGNPPMTVNEMLAQLCAAAKLHIYGQIPLTLPLVNFLVRVFRVQMSPWDYFCLQYRNFTYETVLNPQALGLTPYCGTVADLLRCSLGTADPSTNS, via the coding sequence ATGCGAATTCTAATCACAGGTGCCAATGGCTGCATTGGTCAATACATTTCTGAGGCCCTGATCCAAGAGACAGATCATGAATTGTTTTTGCTGGTGCGGGATCCTTCACGCCTACATCTTGATCCTTACCAGCGATCGGGGGTGAATGTGGTTCAGGCAGATCTGATGGATCTAACGCCATTGGAACCGCTGCTACCCACCTTTGATGTGGCCATCCTGACGGCAACCGCCTGGGGGGGAAGCAATGTCTTTGCCATTAACTACGAGCAAACCTGCCAGCTCCTCAGGCAACTGGATCCACAGCGCTGCCAGCGGGTATTTTATTTTTCAACAGCCAGTATTCTCAATCAGCAGATGCAACCGCTGCCGGAGGCAGGTACCCTAGGAACGGATTATATTCGCTCAAAGTATGAGTGTCTCCACGCCATTGAGCAGTTACCGGTGGCCGATCGCCTGATTGAACTTTTTCCAACGATGGTTTTTGGCGGTGGCCCCGATGGCAAGCGTCCTTCCTTTATCACCGCAGGCATGGGGGAAGTCCTCAAGTGGTTGTGGTTGGCCCGCTTCTTCCGCGCCGAGGCCAGTTTTCACTTTATCCATGCCCGCGATATTGCTCAGGTGGTGCTCTACCTGTTGCAGCACCCAGAGTATCCGGTACCGCGCCGCGTGGCTTTGGGTAACCCGCCAATGACCGTCAACGAGATGTTGGCACAATTGTGTGCTGCTGCCAAGCTGCACATCTACGGCCAGATTCCCTTGACCTTGCCGCTGGTCAATTTCCTTGTGCGAGTATTTCGGGTGCAGATGTCCCCTTGGGATTATTTTTGCCTACAGTATCGCAACTTTACCTACGAGACGGTGCTCAACCCCCAAGCCTTGGGGCTAACCCCCTACTGTGGGACGGTGGCGGATTTGCTACGCTGTAGTTTGGGCACCGCAGACCCCTCAACCAACAGTTAG